The following coding sequences lie in one Prevotella sp. oral taxon 299 str. F0039 genomic window:
- a CDS encoding folylpolyglutamate synthase/dihydrofolate synthase family protein gives MRTYQETIEYLFNSMPVFEKVGNSAYKPGLFNSESLDKHFNHPHRNYRTIHVAGTNGKGSCSHTLAAVLQSAGYRVGLYTSPHLVDFKERIRVNGECILEDYVVDFVHQNVSFFEPLYPSFFELTTALAFKYFADCKVDVAVIEVGLGGRLDCTNIISPVLSVITNISLDHVALLGDSFSKIASEKAGVIKPQTPVVIGEYNEETLPVFRAKALEENAKLILAEDQLEVISYAQNKDNAWEYTTQHFGIVEGQLKGNYQVKNSNTILTAVKELQILGFNLSIDNVKEGFKHVETLTGLAGRWQTLSQTPHVLCDTGHNEAAWIYLSNQLNELVCNQLHIVFGMVDDKDIDAVIQLLPEKAVYYFTKASCKRALSEYSIEQKAKKRGLKGTSYSSVKEACCAALSAMLNNDCLFIGGSNYIVSEVLISQPWLKK, from the coding sequence ATGAGAACATATCAAGAAACAATTGAGTATTTGTTTAACAGTATGCCTGTTTTTGAGAAGGTAGGAAACAGTGCATATAAACCAGGATTATTTAATTCAGAATCGCTCGATAAGCATTTCAACCACCCACATCGAAACTATCGAACCATACATGTTGCTGGAACGAATGGCAAAGGCTCGTGTTCTCATACCCTTGCAGCAGTCTTACAGAGTGCAGGATATCGTGTTGGACTGTACACTTCTCCTCATCTTGTTGATTTTAAAGAGCGTATAAGAGTGAATGGCGAATGTATTTTAGAAGATTATGTGGTGGATTTTGTGCATCAAAATGTTTCTTTCTTCGAACCTCTTTATCCTTCTTTTTTTGAATTAACAACAGCTCTTGCTTTTAAATATTTTGCCGATTGCAAGGTAGATGTAGCGGTTATTGAAGTGGGTTTGGGTGGAAGACTCGACTGCACCAATATTATTTCCCCCGTGTTGTCGGTAATAACCAATATTAGTCTCGATCATGTTGCTCTACTTGGTGATTCTTTCTCGAAGATAGCAAGTGAAAAAGCAGGAGTGATAAAACCTCAAACACCTGTTGTAATAGGAGAGTATAATGAAGAAACCCTACCTGTGTTTAGAGCAAAAGCGTTAGAAGAAAATGCCAAACTGATACTTGCAGAAGACCAGCTAGAAGTGATTTCTTATGCTCAAAATAAAGACAATGCATGGGAATACACAACTCAACACTTTGGAATAGTTGAAGGACAATTAAAGGGAAACTATCAAGTAAAGAATTCAAACACCATTTTAACAGCGGTAAAAGAGTTGCAAATACTTGGATTTAACTTGTCTATTGATAATGTGAAAGAGGGTTTCAAGCATGTTGAGACATTGACAGGACTCGCAGGGCGTTGGCAAACTCTGTCGCAAACACCTCACGTTCTTTGCGATACAGGACACAATGAGGCAGCTTGGATCTATCTTTCTAACCAGCTAAATGAATTGGTTTGCAATCAATTACATATTGTTTTCGGAATGGTTGACGATAAAGATATTGATGCGGTGATACAACTTTTGCCAGAAAAGGCAGTGTACTATTTTACCAAAGCATCTTGTAAACGTGCTTTATCTGAGTATTCCATAGAGCAAAAAGCAAAGAAACGAGGACTTAAAGGCACTTCTTATTCTTCGGTAAAAGAGGCTTGTTGTGCTGCACTTTCTGCTATGTTGAACAACGATTGCTTGTTTATTGGTGGCAGCAATTATATTGTTTCTGAGGTGTTAATATCTCAACCTTGGTTAAAGAAATAA
- a CDS encoding DUF2723 domain-containing protein: MKQYRLVDNALGWVVFFIAAFVYCSTIEPTASFWDCPEFITTGYKLEVGHPPGAPFFMLTANLFTQLTSDPSQVAKMVNIMSALFSAATILFLFWSITHLARKLVINTWEELTTAKFIAVEASGVVGALIYAFSDTFWFSAVEAEVYAYSSAFTAIVFWMILKWEDQADQPHSDRWLILIMYMTGLSIGVHLLNLLCLPAIVLVYAYRKFPTIDVKGSLVALFASFVIVAGVLYGVVPGIITVGGCFELFFVNVLHCPFNTGEIIYIILLIATVVWAVYETYQGKSDKRANLLFVASVGMLGIPFYGDGVSAAIIGFVVLIVLYFALSYGKIVDKKRVPFVSLRIKNTMLLCMLMLMIGYSSYAVIVIRSSANPPMDQNSPEDIFTLGNYLSREQYGDRPLLYGQAYESQPALDVKDGMCIPRVKKGAPIYQRKEKESKDEKDTYFVAGTKDKYIYAQNMLFPRMHSSLHAGAYESWMGGVEGTEVPYDRCGESVMVKMPTQLENLRFFVSYQCNFMYWRYFMWNFAGRQNDIQGNGELEHGNWITGFSWFDNWRLGDQSKLPDTLKENKGHNVFYCLPLLLGLIGLFWQAYKGKRGIRQFWVVFFLFFMTGLAIVIYLNQTPMQPRERDYAYAGSFYAFAIWCGLGVIALYDLLTRKLNKDNTLVAAVISLLALMVPIQMVSQTWDDHDRSGRYTCRDFGDNYLMTLQDEGAPIVFTNGDNDTFPLWYNQEVEGKRTDARVCNLSYLQTDWYIDQMKRPAYQSPALPISWKRLDYVEGTNSYIEVQPSAKAQVLQFFKEHPEEARQRFGDDPFEVKNIMKYWVLSKDKDMRVIPTDTLYVKVDKDAVRRSGMMLQGDSIPDKMVISLAGKRALYKGDLMMLEIIANSNWVRPVYVATTVGQENYMNLGDNFVTEGLANRITPFTTNKPGAKNFDTEKVYRNMMTRYRYGGLSKKGIYLDETVMRMCYTHRRLFAQLATHLIAENDKARAAKVLEKADKEIPAYNVPLTYISGASELGRAYAIIGNKAKATEYLNGVWKDAYQYLGWYLSLNDNMLYLSQNDIATQFLILEDTYKVMEMVDGKIAERWVKDLLAMRSMATKRLGSNASRMWGGAPTAPQMNAVSDSTN, encoded by the coding sequence ATGAAACAATATCGTTTAGTAGACAATGCGTTGGGGTGGGTTGTATTTTTTATTGCAGCATTTGTTTATTGCTCAACCATTGAACCCACAGCAAGCTTTTGGGATTGTCCCGAATTCATTACAACAGGTTATAAATTAGAAGTTGGACACCCACCAGGGGCACCTTTCTTTATGCTCACAGCTAACCTCTTCACTCAATTAACTAGCGACCCTTCTCAGGTAGCAAAGATGGTTAATATCATGAGTGCATTGTTTAGTGCGGCAACAATCCTATTCCTTTTCTGGTCAATAACACACCTCGCACGTAAGTTAGTTATCAATACTTGGGAAGAACTTACTACTGCTAAGTTTATTGCAGTTGAGGCTTCAGGTGTTGTGGGAGCGCTTATTTACGCCTTTAGTGATACCTTTTGGTTCTCTGCAGTTGAGGCAGAAGTTTATGCTTACTCGTCTGCTTTCACCGCAATCGTATTTTGGATGATTCTAAAATGGGAAGACCAAGCAGACCAGCCACATAGCGATAGATGGCTTATACTAATAATGTACATGACAGGGTTGAGTATTGGGGTGCATCTTCTAAACCTCTTGTGTCTTCCAGCAATCGTCCTTGTATATGCATATCGCAAGTTCCCTACAATTGATGTAAAAGGTTCTTTAGTGGCATTGTTTGCTTCTTTCGTTATTGTAGCAGGAGTGTTATATGGCGTTGTACCTGGAATCATCACCGTTGGAGGTTGTTTCGAGCTTTTCTTCGTAAACGTATTACATTGTCCTTTCAATACAGGTGAAATTATTTATATCATCCTTCTTATAGCAACAGTTGTGTGGGCGGTTTATGAAACTTACCAAGGTAAGAGTGACAAACGTGCCAACTTGCTTTTTGTTGCATCAGTAGGAATGCTCGGTATACCTTTCTATGGAGATGGAGTAAGTGCTGCTATCATTGGATTTGTTGTACTAATTGTACTTTATTTCGCTCTAAGCTATGGCAAAATAGTAGATAAAAAGCGAGTTCCATTTGTGTCTTTGCGCATAAAGAATACAATGCTTCTTTGTATGTTGATGCTTATGATTGGCTATTCTTCATACGCAGTGATAGTTATTCGCTCGTCTGCCAACCCTCCAATGGACCAAAACTCTCCAGAAGATATCTTCACATTAGGTAACTATCTAAGCCGTGAACAATACGGAGATCGTCCTTTATTATATGGACAGGCTTATGAATCGCAACCAGCTCTTGATGTAAAAGATGGTATGTGTATTCCTCGTGTAAAAAAAGGAGCACCTATTTATCAAAGAAAAGAAAAAGAATCGAAAGACGAAAAAGATACTTATTTTGTTGCAGGTACCAAAGATAAGTACATATATGCACAAAATATGCTCTTCCCACGTATGCACAGCTCACTTCATGCAGGTGCTTATGAATCGTGGATGGGTGGTGTTGAAGGTACAGAAGTACCCTATGATCGTTGCGGAGAGAGTGTGATGGTGAAGATGCCAACTCAATTAGAGAACCTAAGATTCTTTGTTTCATACCAATGCAACTTTATGTATTGGCGCTATTTTATGTGGAACTTCGCAGGAAGACAAAACGATATTCAAGGAAATGGAGAATTAGAACATGGAAATTGGATCACTGGTTTCAGTTGGTTTGATAACTGGCGTCTTGGCGATCAAAGCAAACTTCCTGATACACTAAAAGAAAACAAGGGACACAACGTGTTCTATTGTCTTCCACTTTTATTGGGCTTGATTGGTTTATTCTGGCAAGCTTATAAAGGAAAACGTGGTATTCGTCAGTTCTGGGTCGTATTCTTCCTATTCTTTATGACAGGTTTAGCCATTGTAATTTATCTCAACCAGACTCCAATGCAGCCTCGTGAACGAGATTATGCTTATGCAGGTTCATTCTATGCGTTTGCTATTTGGTGTGGATTAGGTGTTATTGCGCTTTACGATCTTTTAACTCGTAAGTTGAATAAGGATAACACGCTTGTTGCTGCTGTCATCAGCTTGCTAGCATTGATGGTGCCCATTCAAATGGTATCTCAAACATGGGACGACCACGATCGTAGCGGAAGATACACTTGTAGAGACTTTGGTGATAATTACTTAATGACTCTTCAAGACGAAGGTGCACCAATTGTTTTCACTAATGGTGACAATGATACATTCCCATTATGGTATAATCAAGAAGTAGAAGGAAAGCGCACTGATGCTCGTGTTTGTAATCTTAGCTACCTACAAACCGATTGGTACATTGATCAAATGAAGCGTCCAGCTTATCAATCACCAGCTCTTCCAATCTCTTGGAAACGTCTTGATTATGTAGAAGGAACCAATTCATATATCGAAGTACAACCATCTGCAAAAGCACAAGTGCTTCAATTCTTTAAAGAACATCCAGAAGAAGCACGTCAACGCTTTGGAGATGATCCATTTGAAGTAAAGAATATCATGAAATATTGGGTACTTTCAAAAGATAAAGACATGCGAGTTATTCCTACAGACACACTTTATGTGAAAGTTGATAAAGATGCTGTTCGTCGCAGTGGAATGATGCTTCAAGGAGATTCTATTCCCGATAAGATGGTTATTTCTCTTGCGGGTAAGCGTGCATTGTATAAGGGAGACCTTATGATGTTAGAGATTATTGCTAACAGTAATTGGGTTCGTCCTGTTTATGTAGCAACTACTGTAGGACAAGAAAACTATATGAATCTTGGCGATAACTTTGTAACAGAAGGACTTGCAAACCGCATTACTCCTTTCACAACAAACAAACCAGGAGCTAAGAACTTCGACACTGAGAAGGTTTATCGCAACATGATGACTCGTTATCGTTATGGCGGACTATCTAAGAAGGGTATTTATCTTGACGAAACAGTAATGCGTATGTGCTACACTCATCGTCGTTTGTTTGCTCAATTGGCAACTCATCTAATTGCAGAGAACGACAAGGCTCGTGCAGCAAAAGTCCTAGAAAAGGCTGATAAGGAAATTCCTGCATACAATGTGCCACTCACTTACATCAGTGGAGCAAGCGAATTGGGTCGTGCTTATGCAA